The Lycium barbarum isolate Lr01 chromosome 11, ASM1917538v2, whole genome shotgun sequence genome contains the following window.
TCCTGTGCTTCCTTTAGATGTGCCCTGTCTTCATCCACTTCATTCAACAGGTTACTGAAGTGGTTTGAGTGCAGTCTCCTCAGCTTATGTTTCAATAGCTTTAATTTACTTATCACCTGATACATTTTACATCCCTCTATATGTGCTTGCCATTCCTCTTGCACAACTCCCAAAAAATAAGGATGTGTGCTCCATGCATTATAGTATTTGAAGGCCCTTCTTTGTTTTGGTTTTGAATTCACCAGTGTTACATGAGCTGGACTGTGGTCACTTACGCCTTCAGGCAAATAGTGAACTTTACAAGTAGGGGCAGTGTCCAGCCATTCACCATTTGCAAATGCCCagtcaatttttgaaaaaatccTATTTCCATCATGGTTATCATTCCATGTATATTTGCTGCCAGTCCTAGGTAACTCAGCTAGACCACAAAGATCTATGCAAGTCTGAAAATCTTGAACTTCAGCCAACGTAATTGCATTTCCTCCAATTCTATCCTCCATATGCAAGATTGAGTTAAAGTCACCCAACACCAACCAAGGTAAAAAATTACCCTTGTGTACTTGGTTCAAATAGTCCCATAACTCCTTCCTTTCTTCTTTGCCATTGTGTGCATACACAAATGTAATCAAGAAGTGTAGTTGCAGAGAAATATGAGTAACTTGGCAAGTCACAGCTTGAGAATTTTCACTATATTTATTAACAGTGTATGTATCCTCTCTCCATACCACCCAAATCCTTCCATTATAATGGGCTAGATGATTTGTATAGTACTTCCATCCCCCAAACATCTTTTCAACTATCATATTTATTCTATTACTTTTAATTTTAGTCTCTAGAAGACCACCACTTCCAGCTCATTGCAAAGGAGTTTTACCTCCTTTTATTTCGAGAGGCCATTAAGACCTCTCACATTCCAACAAAGTATTTTAACCATCCCCTATAAGGACAGTACCAGTACCTTCCCCCTTCATGGCATCATTCACTTGCCTGCTTTGACCTGTCTTCTCTTGATATAAAGGATTAAAAGTATTACCACATTCACACCAGTTCTGGATGTAGTAGCTGGCCTAACTAGTTTCTGAGGTTGAACCCAAGCTGGACCACTTTGCGTCGTGTTCCCTACATTTGATTTGCCCGGTAT
Protein-coding sequences here:
- the LOC132619442 gene encoding uncharacterized protein LOC132619442, whose amino-acid sequence is MIVEKMFGGWKYYTNHLAHYNGRIWVVWREDTYTVNKYSENSQAVTCQVTHISLQLHFLITFVYAHNGKEERKELWDYLNQVHKGNFLPWLVLGDFNSILHMEDRIGGNAITLAEVQDFQTCIDLCGLAELPRTGSKYTWNDNHDGNRIFSKIDWAFANGEWLDTAPTCKVHYLPEGVSDHSPAHVTLVNSKPKQRRAFKYYNAWSTHPYFLGVVQEEWQAHIEGCKMYQVISKLKLLKHKLRRLHSNHFSNLLNEVDEDRAHLKEAQEKLQLDPLNDHLQQEERELSRKFKRSSYLAEMMLMQRSNATWLKLGDDNTKYFHSVIKQRRLGQAIFQLKDENQRIQHDPEEIAGIFVRFYKHKLGETGGYRHKTVPGFLANGHTLTVEQQVTFLRTYSRKDVKEAMFSINPNKSPGPNGCGSGFFRETWSIIGDDITDAVLEVIDSGSMLKQLNATAITLIPKINSLENAGKFRPIACCNVVYKCVSKVIC